The genomic interval ACCTCGCCGCGATGCTCGCTCCGCTCGGCTTCATTCTCGGCCTGGGGTACGCGCTGTGGTCCGGGCGGCGTGCCCGGTGAGTTACCCGGCCCTGTCGTTACCGAATCCAAGATGTGATCCTGATCACATAACGGAGCGGTCACGGGCAGGCATCGGGCCGTTACAAGGCGATCCGAGCGTCTTCTAGCTGCGCAGAAGCACTTTCGCGCCATCGCAAACGGCGATGACATATGCACACACACGCCGGTTATCAAATAGTGATTTTTCGCCGGGATCGTCGTACCGTCTATTTCAGCCGGGACAGCCCGGCACCACCGGCCCGCCGCACCGAGCCTCACCCCGCGGGTACCGGACCCCGACTGGATCAGGGGTGAGGGCGGGACGGACGACCTCTCAGTCCGTTTCCGAGCGATATCTCGCAGGTGCGGACGAGAGGAAGACACCGGATATGAGTGGACGCCATCGCAAGCCGACCTCCACCGGTCGCACCGTAGCCAAGGTCGCCGTCACCGGCGCCATCTTCGGCACCGCCGGTGTGGCCCTGGCCGGAAACGCCAGCGCGGCACCCGACTCCGACTGGGATCGCCTCGCACAGTGCGAAGCCGGCGGCAACTGGGGAATCAACACCGGCAACGGTTTCCACGGCGGACTGCAGTTCTCCCCGAGCACCTGGAATGCCCACGGTGGCAAGGAATACGCGCCCACCGCTTACCAGGCCAGCCGCGAACAGCAGATCGCCGTCGCCGAGAAGGTTCTCGCCTCCCAGGGCTGGGGCGCCTGGCCCTCCTGCTCCTCCTCGCTGGGCCTGCGCAGCGCACCGACGCCGCGCGACGTGCCCTCCGAGCCCTCCACCCCGAAGTGGAACGCGCCCACCCAGGCCCAGGTCGCGGACACCCACCAGGAGATCTACCAGGCTGTCGACCGCGCCGTCGCGCTGGTGCAGCAGCAGGGCGTGCAGATCCCACAGCCCGCGCTGGATTTCTTCAACGCGGCCAAGGGCAACGGGACCAAACTCGATCCGGCCATCGTGAACTTCTACGAGGCGAACAAGGGGCTGCTCCCCTCCTGACCCGAGGTTCGTCATACAACAAGGCCCCCGCATCATTGTCGATGCGGGGGCCTTGTTCGTACTGCGGGCTTTCCGGGGCGGCTCAGCGGTTGATCACCGTGTGCGGGTGCATGTACGGCAGCTGCTCGGCCGGTACCGGAAACTCGGTGTCCTCGCCGAACGGCGAAAGCCCACCGGAACGGGTCGACGACAGTTCGGTGACCGCGTGGTCACCCTCGGCCAGCTTCGGCCAGCCATTGTCGACATACGGTTTCTTCGATTTGTTCACCACGGCCACATGCTAGCGGGAAGCCCCCGCCCAGTGCACGACCAGGAGCACGTTGCTCCCGGACCAGCGGGCAACAAACCAGCACCGTACGCTGGATCGGATGAGCGCGACCTCCTTGGCCGGGTGGCTCGGTGCCCGGACCGACGCCCAGCTCGTGGCATTGCTGCAGTTGCGGCCCGACCTCGCGGTGCCGCTGCCCTCGTCTATGCAGGTGCTCGCGGGGCGGGCCGAACAGCGGGCCTCGGTGCTGCGCGCCACCGACGATCTGAACACGCTCGAGTTCGCGATCGTGGAAACCCTTGCGGTGCACAAGGCCTCGAACAACGCCGCTCCGCTGCCCCGTAAGGCGTTGCAGGCCCAATTGAAGGGCCGGGTCACCAAAGCTGCGCTGGACACGGCTCTGGAGCGTCTGACGGCCCGCGCGCTGGTCTGGCTCGCCGGTGACGATCTGCATCTGGTCCCGGCCGCGGCCGAAGCGTTGCCGTGGCCGATCGGGTCCACCACCGAGATCCCGGACGCCCTCACCGAACCCGAGGTGCTCGAAGCCCTGCGTGATCTGCCGCACGCGGCCCGCGCCCTCCTGGACAAGCTGGCCACCACCAGTCCCCTGGGCCGCACCAAGGACGCCGCGCCCGGCACCCCGGCCGATCGTCCCGTGCAGCAGCTGCTCGGTCGCCGCCTCCTGCACTGGATCGATGACGAGACCGTGGAGTTGCCGGTGACCGTCGGGCAGGTGCTGCGGCGCGAACCCGTCACGCATCCCCATGCGCTCACACCGCCGAAGCCGGAGCTGCGCAAGCACACTCCCGCCGAGGTGAACGCCGTCGCGGCCGGTGAGGTCGGCGAGCTGTTGCGCCATTGCGAAGACATTCTCGCCGCGCTCGGCCAGGGCCCGGCCCCGGCCTTGCGCGCGGGCGGGCTGGGCGTACGGGAGCTGCGGCGCGTCGCCAAGCAGACCGGTGTCGACGAAACCCGGGCCGGACTGCTCGTCGAGCTGCTCGCCGCCGCGAAACTGGTCGGGAAGGGCCTGCCGGAACCCGCGCCCGACTACGACAACGCCGACGACTACTGGGCGCCGACACCGGCCGCCGACGGCTGGCTCGATTCGCCGCCCGCGCGGCGCTGGGCGGCGCTGGCACTGGCCTGGTTGGACCTGGATCGGATGCCATGGATGATCGGCATGCGCGACGCCAACGACAAGCCTTTGGCCGCACTGTCTTTCGAGCTGCGCATGCCGAACGCGCCGCGTGACCGGCGCGCGATCCTGGCGTTGCTCGCCGAGTATCCGACCGGCACCGCGCTCGAGCCCGCCGATATCGGCCGGCTGCTGGCTTGGCGGCAACCGCGCTGGCGCAGGCACTTCCGGTTGGAGGCGGTGGAGCACACGCTGCGCGAAGCCGCCGAGCTGGGCTTGATCGGGCGGGGGGCGCTGGCCTCACCGGCGCGGGCGCTGCTGCACGGCGCGCCGACCAGTGCCGCCGACGCCGAAGCCGAGATGGAAGCGGCGCTGCCGGAACCACTGGATTACGTTCTGGTGCAAGCGGATCTGACGGTCGTCGCGCCGGGTCCGCTCACGCCCGAGCTACAGCAGCGGATCGCACTCGTCGCCGACGTCGAATCCGCGGGCGCGGCAACGGTTTACCGCATCAGCGAGGCCGCCGTGCGGCGCGCGCTGGACGCCGGGATGACCGCCGCGGAACTGCATGCCTTGTTCAGCACGCATTCGCGCACGCCGATCCCGCAGGCGCTGACCTATCTGATCGACGATGTCGCGCGCCGGCACGGTCAGTTGCGGGCCGGAATGGCGCAATCGTTTGTGCGCAGCGATGATCCGGCGCTGCTCGCCCAGGTGCTCGCGGCTCCGGTGGCGACCACGCTGGCGTTGCGGGCCATCGCGCCCACCGTGGCCATCGCCCAGGCGCCGCTGGGCGAACTGCTCGAACAACTCCGGTCCGCCGGGTTCGCGCCCGCGGGCGAGGATTCCTCCGGCGCCATCGTGGATCTGCGTCCGCGAGGCGCGCGAATCACGGTGCGCCCCAATGCCCGTGCGCCGTACCGGCCCACCCCGCCGAGCACCGAGCAGCTCGAACTGCTGGTCGCGGAGCTGCGGGCCGGGGACCGCGCGGCCAGCGCCAAATCCGGTCAGTCGGTGCGCGCCGACGGCACCCGCACCAATACCGCCGCGACCCTGGCGCTGCTACAGCTGGCGGCACGGGTGCGGCGGCCGGTGAACATCGGATACGTCGACGCGCAGGGCGTGGCGTCGCAGCGGGTGGTGGAACCGCTGAAGGTCGGCAACGGTCAACTCGACGCGCTCGACCCGGTGACCGGCGCGGTCCGGCACTTCACGCTGCACCGGATCGCGTCGGTCGCTCTACTGGACGCTTAGACCGGCTTGCCCAGGCAGAACAGGGCTTTGGGGTCCGGCACGGTGATGAAGGTTTCCGTGGTTTCGGGGCACTGCATTTCGTCGGTCGTGCCCTCGACCCGCTCCACCACCTTGATGGTGGCTTCCTTGCTGCCGCACTCGGCCCACTTGTACGGGGAGGTGCCGACGTCGTTGTAGCAGGCGTCCTTCTTCAGGTTCGGCGCGAGGCACATGTAGGTGGCGCCGCCGCTGGGCCGCTGCTCGGAGTAGGTGGTGTAGTCGTTGGTCGGGCATGAGGTCTGCTTGTCGAAGGTCTGGAACACCTTGTAGACGGCCTTGGGCGAAGAGCAGTCGATCGCCTCACCCTTGGTGTCGTTGGATGAGTTGTCGGTGATGTTGATGCAGTCACCGACCTTGGTCTTCGCGACGTCGGACTTGCTCGCGTTGTCGACCGCGGAACAACCGGTCACCGCGACCGCGATTGCGGCCACTGCCAGGAAGGCGCCTGGGAATCTCACGGAAAAAAACCTCTCTCACCGAACATGTTCACGTTGATCGTGAACGCGGTGAGGATACCCGCAGGCAGGCAGTGGCCGCACCTGTTATCGGCGGGTCAGAGCATGCCCAGACCGAGCATGCCCATCAGCGAGAAAGCGAGCAGGCGCGAGGGTAGGGAAATGAGCAGCTGAAGTCCAAAATTGTTCATTAGCAGTGCCTTCCACAATGTCGTCCACTTTGTGGACGATCGTCCAATTCAGGGGGTCTGTCGTTTGGCGGCGCGGGGTCGTTACGCTTGGCGAGTATGACGGTCGACGAGGTTGCCCGCGACTTGTACGGGCTGGATCCCGCGGAATTCATGGCGGCGCGAACGGCGCAGGTCGCGGCGGCCAAGGAGTCCGGAGACAAGGCCCTGGCCACAGCTATCGGCAAGCTACGCAAGCCCACGGTCACCGCGTGGACGGTGAACCTGCTGGCCCGCGCCGCGCCGGAGGACGTGAACGCGCTGCTGCAACTCGGCGCCGCGCTCCGGTCGGCGCAGCGGGAACTGTCCGGCGATCAGTTGCGGGCACTCACCACGCAACGACAGCAGGTCGTCAATACTTTGGCCAAGCGGGCCGGTGCGCTGGCCGCCGAGCGCGGCCATCCGGTCAACGAGACCGTACTGCGAGAAGTCGGCCAGACCTTGAACGCGGCGCTCGCCGACGACGAGGTGGCCGAACAGGTGCACACCGGGACGCTGACCACCGCCGCCACCTATGAGGGGTTCGGCCCGGAAGGCCCGGCGCTGGTCGCGGTCGGCGGAACCGAGCACAAAGGCGCCCGGAAGAAGGCGGCCGAGGAACCCGCTCCCGACACCGCCCAGCAGGAACTCGACGACGCGCTGGCGGCGCTCGAATCCGCCCGTGCGGCACGAGATTCCGCCCAGCAGGAGACCGATCAGGCCGCCGGGCGCCTGGCCGGCACCGAAGCACGGATCGACCAGCTCCGCGCGGATCTGGAGCACGCCGAACAAGAGAAGCAGTTCGCGAAATCCGCCGAACGCAGTGCGCACGAACAACTTCGGTCCGCACAACGCCAACTCGACCGGGTCGAACGCTGGGTCGAGCGGGCCCGCGAACGCGTCGACTAGACCCGCAGCCCGCCCGGGTACAGGTACTCGTCCGCCGGCGGCTCCTCGGTATTGAGCCAGGCGTGGAAGAAACCCGTCAGATCAGGCCCGTACTTCGACTGGATGAACGTGCGGAACTGCGGAATCGAGGCATTGCCGTAGGCGTGGTGGTGCAGGAATTCCTTGACCGCGCCGAAGAAGATCTCGTCACCGATCTGGCGGCGCAGCGCGTGCAGGAACAGCGGTCCACGGTAGTAGACGGAGGTGAATTCCCTTCCCGCGCCGGGATTGTCGAGGGGAATCTGCCAGAATTTCGGGTTCGCCAGATATTTGGCGGTGGTCTCGCGGTATTTGGCGTCGACGTCGAGGCCTTCCTTCTGCTCCGGCCACAGATAGTCGGCGGTGTAGCTGGCGAAGCATTCGTTCAGGCAGATATCGGACCACTGGCGCACCGACACCGCGTCACCCCACCACTGGTGCGCGATCTCGTGCACCACGGTTTGCAGATCGGTCCAGGGCGCGTGGATGGGGCGCGTCTGGGTTTCCAGCGAGAACTCGAGATCGGCGTCCACGTAGATTCCGCCCGCGGCGTCGAAGGGATACGGGCCGTAGAGGTTTTCGGCGAAATCGAGGATTTCGGGCAGCCGCTGCTCGTGCTCCCGGTTGGCTTCCGCCTCGGGCGCGAACGCGCTGAGCAGGGGTGTCCCGTCGGCACGGACCTGCTCCAGGAAGGTGAACTTGTCGATGGCGACAGTAGTCAGATACCCGAGCACGGTGTGCTTCGATTCCCAGCTGACGACGCGCTTGTCGCCGCGCACCTCGTTCTGGGTACGCCGGCCGTTCGACATCACTTCCCATTCGGCGGGCACCGTGGCGTGCAGCGCGAAAGTCGCCTTGTCCAAGGGAGTGTCGTTGAGCGGATACCAGGTGGCGGCCGAATGCGGTTCCCCGGCAACGAAAGCGCCGCCGCTGGGCGCGATGGTCCAGCCCGCTCCCCTCGCGTCCACCGCGGGGCCCGCGTAATCGATGACGGTGACGAACGGCAGGCCGGGCAGCAGCGGCAGCAGCGGGGTGACGGTCAGTTCGTGCTCGCCGTTGCGGTCCCACGCGGCGGGCTGGCCGTTCACCGTCACCATCCGCACGTCGGGACCGCTGAAGTCGAGGTTGAACGCGCGCAGCGCCTGCGTGGCCCGCGCTTGCACGCGCGCGTGTCCGGTCAGGTGCCGGCTCGGCGGGTCGTAATCGATGGCGACGTCGTAATGCGTGACGTCGTAGCCACCGTTACCGTCGAGCGGATAGTAAGGGTCACCCAGACCCGGTGCGCCGAGGAACGGGTCCGCTTGCGCCGCAGCCGGTGTCGCGGTGATCAGGACTCCGGCAACCAGCACGCAACCCAGGCCGGACAACCTCATACGACCAACCGCCTCTCTCGATCACCTCGGCTTCGGGATCGTGCCGGCGAGCATTGGCACAGCGGCGATCGTAGTCGGTTATTTGGCGGCGCCGCTGAGCGCCACCGACGCGCCGAGCCCTACGATCATCGCCCCGCCGGTCGCGCCGACCGCCTCCAGCCGGCGCGGCGAGCGGGCGAACCAGCTGCGCGCGGCCGCCGCGCCCAAGGCCCACGCGGTGTCCGACACCAGCGCGATCGCCAAGAAGACGCCGCCCAGGATCAGCAACTGCGCGACGTACGCTCCGCCCGCCGGGTCGATGAAATGCGGCAGCACCGCCGAGAAGAAGATGACGGCCTTCGGGTTGGTGAGACCGACGACGACGCCCTGGCGAATGACCTTGCTGTCCTGCACCGACGGCGCCGAGACAGTCAGCGCGTCGCGCAAGGACTTGCGATCCCGGATCGCCTGCACACCCAGGTAGATCAGATACAGGGCGCCGGTGAATTTCACGATGGTCAGCGCCAGCGCGGACGCGGTGAGGATGGCGCCGAGGCCGATCGCGACCAGCAGCAGCGAAACCAGCACGCCCACCGCGTGTCCGATGACCGACAGCAATGCGGCCCGCCGCCCGAGCGCGAGCGCGCGCCCGATCGCGAACAGCACGCCTGGACCCGGCACGACAATGATGACGAAGGCGGCGGCGGCGAAGGCCAGCAGATTTGCGACCGGAATCATCATCCGAGTCTATGCACACGCGCCGACGGCGTGCACGACTTTTTCAGGCGCCCAGGTCGTCCGGCAACTGCTGCGGATCCAGCAGCAATCGCTTCGCCGAGGCCCGCCGCACCTTCGCCGCGAGCCCGAGATTATTTGTGAGCAAACGCCATTCCGTTTCGCTGATCGCGGCGCGGGCGCGATCGATGACCGTCCCGTCGGTGGTGCCCCAGGCGATCGGCATCGGATGCACCGTCTGCCACCGCTCGCCCACCTGGCGTGGCGCCCGCTCGCTGCGCACCGCGACCGAGGGCACCCGCTCCCCCGCGCGCTTCTCGTGGCCGGGCAGATCTCGCACCTTGCGGATCACCAGTGCGTAGAGCGGGTCGGTGGCGGTGGGCTTGGCCACGTCGACCAGCGCCAGCAGCACCACGCCGCCCGGGTGCGTCTCCGAGACCACCGCGGGCACGAGATCACCGGTGGCGTAGAGCTTGTCGATGCTGAACCGGCGCGGCGCCCACACCGTCACCCACAGCGCCACCACCGCACCGAGCACGAAGGCGACGGCCAGCAGATAGGACCAGGCGTGGCCCAGCCAGATCAGGTAGGCGGCGATCAGCCCGGCGACGATCGCCCCGGAGATCGCCAAAGCTCGGAGGCGGCGCACATCGGCGAGGACTTCGTTCACCGCATGGGCGTGCCTGTGGTCCACCGGGAATTCGAAGCGTCGCACGTTTTCTTCCTAGCACACGTAGCGGAGAGAACCCCTCCACTTATCCGATGGCCGGCCCCAGCAAGTCGTCGGCATCTGTTATGCGATAGGCATACCCCTGTTCCGCCAGAAAACGCTGCCGGTGCGCGGCATATTCGGCGTCCAGCGTGTCACGCGCGACCACCGAATAGAAGTGGGCTTGGCCACCATCGTGCTTGGGCCGCAGCAGGCGGCCGAGGCGTTGCGCCTCCTCCTGGCGGGAACCGAAGGTTCCCGAAACCTGCACTGCCACAGAGGCTTCGGGCAGATCGATGGAGAAATTCGCGACCTTGCTGACCACCAGAACCGGGATCTCACCCTGCCGGAAAGCCTCGAAAAGTTCTTCGCGCTCTTTGGTTTTCGTCGAACCCTGAATCACCGGCGCGTTCAACGCCACGCCCAATTCGTCCAGCTGATCGAGGTAGGCGCCGATCACCAGCGTCGGCGCGTCCGGGTGTTTGGCCAGGATGGACTGCACCACCGGAATTTTCGTACGTGCCGTAGAACACAATTTGTAGCGTTCCTCGGGCTCGGCGGTGGCATAGGACATCCGCTCGGCATCGGTGAGGGTGACGCGCACCTCCACACAGTCGGCCGGGGCGATCCAGCCCTGCGCCTCGATGTCCTTCCACGGGGCGTCATAGCGTTTCGGGCCGATCAGCGAGAACACATCGCCCTCGCGGCCGTCCTCGCGCACCAGCGTCGCGGTCAGGCCGAGCCGGCGGCGCGATTGCAGATCGGCGGTCATCCGGAAGACGGGTGCGGGCAGCAGATGCACCTCGTCGTAGACGACCAGGCCCCAATCGCGGCTGTCGAACAGCTCGAGGTGCTTGTACTCGCCCTTGGTGCGACGCGTGATCACCTGATAGGTGGCGATGGTGACCGGTCGGATCTCCTTGCGCTCGCCGGAGTATTCGCCGATCTCGTCCTCGGTCAGCGAGGTACGCGCCAGCAACTCACGCCGCCACTGCCGCCCGGCGACCGTATTGGTGACCAGGATCAGCGTGGTGGCCTTGGCCTTGGCCATGGCGGCCGCGCCGACCATCGTCTTGCCGGCGCCACAGGGCAGCACCACGACACCGGACCCACCGGCCCAGAAGGAATCCGCCGCCATCTTCTGGTAATCGCGCAGCTCCCAGTGGCCGCCCTCGTAGTCGAGATCGATCTGATGCGCCTCGCCGTCGACATAACCCGCCAGATCCTCCGCGGGCCAGCCGATCTTCAACAGCATCTGCTTGATCCGGCCACGCTCGGACGGATGCACCACCACGGTGTCGTCATCGATGCGGGCGCCGAGCATCGGCGCGATCTTCTTGTGCCGGAGCACTTCCTCGAGCACCGCGCGATCCAGGCTGTTCAGCACCAGCCCGTGCGCCGGGTGCTTCATCAGCTGCAACCGCCCGTACCGTGCCATGGTGTCGACGATGTCGACCAGCAGCGGCTGCGGCACCGCATACCGGGAGAAATTCACCAGCGCGTCCACGACCTGCTCGGCGTCGTGCCCCGCGGCCCGGGCATTCCACAGCGCCAGCGGCGTCACGCGATAGGTGTGCACGTGCTCGGGCGCGCGCTCCAACTCCGCGAACGGCGCGATCGATTGCCGGGCCACATCGGCCAACTCGTGGTCGACCTCGAGCAGCAGTGTCTTGTCGCTCTGAACGATCAACGGACCATCGGTCACAGATCTCTCCCTTGTTGAGGTCCGCCCCATTCTCCCCGACCCCACCGACAACCCGCGGCTGCGGTCTCGGGGCCCGCTACTTCAGCGTCGGACCACCGCTATTTGTTCCCGGACCTGCGGTATTGCCGCAGGGGCGCGCGGCCCCGCCCGGCTGTCGGCCGGGCGGGCAGCGCTGCTGCGGAGAGCGGTGCGAGCAGGTCAGCGGTCGCGACGCCGCTGGACGGCGTCGGCGAGCCGGTCCAGTTGCGCGGCGGTGGTTTCCCAGTCGATGCAGGCATCGGTGATGGATTGGCCGTAGGTCAGCTCGTCCGAGCGGCCCAGCGTCAAATCCTGCCGGCCCGCCACCAGGAAGCTTTCCAGCATGACGCCGACCACGTTCTTTTCCCCGGTGGCCACGCGGTCCGCGATGTCGGCGATCACGTCGGCCTGGCGGTTGTGATCTTTGTTGCTGTTGCCGTGGCTGGCGTCGACCACGAGGCGCTCGGCCAAACCGGCCTTCTCCAGCCGCAAGCAGGCTTCCGCGCAGGAGGCCGCGTCGTAGTTCGTGCCGTTGCTGCCGCCGCGCAGGATGACGTGGCAGTCCGGGTTGCCGCTCGTGCGGATGAGCGCGGCGCGGCCGTCGAGATCGGTGCCCGGGAAGACGTGGCTGGCCGCGGCCGCGCGGACGCCGTCCACCGCCACCTGCACGTCGCCGTCGGTGCCGTTCTTGATGCCGACCGGCATCGACAGCGCGCTGCTCAGCTGGCGGTGCACCTGGCTGGCGGCGGTCCGGGCGCCGATCGCGCCGTAGGACACGAGATCCGCGATGTACTGCGGCGTGATCGGATCGAGGAACTCACACGCGACCGGCAAGCCCAGGCCGGTGATGTCCACCAGCAGTTTGCGGCCGATGCCGAGGCCGGTGTTCACATCGAAGGACCCGTCCAGGTGCGGGTCGTTGATCAGACCCTTCCAGCCCAGGGTGGTGCGCGGCTTCTCGAAGTACACCCGCATCACGACGTGCAGGCGGTCGTTCAACTCCGCGGCCTTCGCCGCGAGCAGACGCGCGTATTCGATCGCGGCCGCGGGATCGTGTACCGAACACGGGCCGACGATCACCATCAGGCGGTCGTCGTCCGCGTTGAGCACGTCGACGGTGGCTTTCCGGCCCGCACGCACGGTGTCGGCAAGGGCATCGGTGATTTGGTGCACCCGGCGCACCTCGGCCGGCGAGCGCAACGGGCTCACGGACAGGGTGCGCTGGTCATCCAGATCAGAATGCCGCGCATCGACATCAACTGCGGTGGTCATAGTGGGTTCCTTTTCATCAGGCCGACCCACGGAATTCGAGAACCCGTCGAGCCGGTCATCATCCGGCTCGAGGGTGGAGGTTGGTCAGCGCAGCCAGGTGCCGCAGACCGGCCCACCCAGGGCCGGCTTGCTAAACCAGAAATACACACGCTGCACGCCGCTGACTGTAGCAGGGACAAACCCGCCCCGATCCCCGAGGCGCGCAACGTCACATTTCAGGTAGCTCGAGGCTATCGAGCTTC from Nocardia goodfellowii carries:
- a CDS encoding DNA repair helicase XPB, translating into MTDGPLIVQSDKTLLLEVDHELADVARQSIAPFAELERAPEHVHTYRVTPLALWNARAAGHDAEQVVDALVNFSRYAVPQPLLVDIVDTMARYGRLQLMKHPAHGLVLNSLDRAVLEEVLRHKKIAPMLGARIDDDTVVVHPSERGRIKQMLLKIGWPAEDLAGYVDGEAHQIDLDYEGGHWELRDYQKMAADSFWAGGSGVVVLPCGAGKTMVGAAAMAKAKATTLILVTNTVAGRQWRRELLARTSLTEDEIGEYSGERKEIRPVTIATYQVITRRTKGEYKHLELFDSRDWGLVVYDEVHLLPAPVFRMTADLQSRRRLGLTATLVREDGREGDVFSLIGPKRYDAPWKDIEAQGWIAPADCVEVRVTLTDAERMSYATAEPEERYKLCSTARTKIPVVQSILAKHPDAPTLVIGAYLDQLDELGVALNAPVIQGSTKTKEREELFEAFRQGEIPVLVVSKVANFSIDLPEASVAVQVSGTFGSRQEEAQRLGRLLRPKHDGGQAHFYSVVARDTLDAEYAAHRQRFLAEQGYAYRITDADDLLGPAIG
- a CDS encoding M1 family metallopeptidase → MRLSGLGCVLVAGVLITATPAAAQADPFLGAPGLGDPYYPLDGNGGYDVTHYDVAIDYDPPSRHLTGHARVQARATQALRAFNLDFSGPDVRMVTVNGQPAAWDRNGEHELTVTPLLPLLPGLPFVTVIDYAGPAVDARGAGWTIAPSGGAFVAGEPHSAATWYPLNDTPLDKATFALHATVPAEWEVMSNGRRTQNEVRGDKRVVSWESKHTVLGYLTTVAIDKFTFLEQVRADGTPLLSAFAPEAEANREHEQRLPEILDFAENLYGPYPFDAAGGIYVDADLEFSLETQTRPIHAPWTDLQTVVHEIAHQWWGDAVSVRQWSDICLNECFASYTADYLWPEQKEGLDVDAKYRETTAKYLANPKFWQIPLDNPGAGREFTSVYYRGPLFLHALRRQIGDEIFFGAVKEFLHHHAYGNASIPQFRTFIQSKYGPDLTGFFHAWLNTEEPPADEYLYPGGLRV
- a CDS encoding helicase-associated domain-containing protein translates to MSATSLAGWLGARTDAQLVALLQLRPDLAVPLPSSMQVLAGRAEQRASVLRATDDLNTLEFAIVETLAVHKASNNAAPLPRKALQAQLKGRVTKAALDTALERLTARALVWLAGDDLHLVPAAAEALPWPIGSTTEIPDALTEPEVLEALRDLPHAARALLDKLATTSPLGRTKDAAPGTPADRPVQQLLGRRLLHWIDDETVELPVTVGQVLRREPVTHPHALTPPKPELRKHTPAEVNAVAAGEVGELLRHCEDILAALGQGPAPALRAGGLGVRELRRVAKQTGVDETRAGLLVELLAAAKLVGKGLPEPAPDYDNADDYWAPTPAADGWLDSPPARRWAALALAWLDLDRMPWMIGMRDANDKPLAALSFELRMPNAPRDRRAILALLAEYPTGTALEPADIGRLLAWRQPRWRRHFRLEAVEHTLREAAELGLIGRGALASPARALLHGAPTSAADAEAEMEAALPEPLDYVLVQADLTVVAPGPLTPELQQRIALVADVESAGAATVYRISEAAVRRALDAGMTAAELHALFSTHSRTPIPQALTYLIDDVARRHGQLRAGMAQSFVRSDDPALLAQVLAAPVATTLALRAIAPTVAIAQAPLGELLEQLRSAGFAPAGEDSSGAIVDLRPRGARITVRPNARAPYRPTPPSTEQLELLVAELRAGDRAASAKSGQSVRADGTRTNTAATLALLQLAARVRRPVNIGYVDAQGVASQRVVEPLKVGNGQLDALDPVTGAVRHFTLHRIASVALLDA
- a CDS encoding 3-deoxy-7-phosphoheptulonate synthase translates to MTTAVDVDARHSDLDDQRTLSVSPLRSPAEVRRVHQITDALADTVRAGRKATVDVLNADDDRLMVIVGPCSVHDPAAAIEYARLLAAKAAELNDRLHVVMRVYFEKPRTTLGWKGLINDPHLDGSFDVNTGLGIGRKLLVDITGLGLPVACEFLDPITPQYIADLVSYGAIGARTAASQVHRQLSSALSMPVGIKNGTDGDVQVAVDGVRAAAASHVFPGTDLDGRAALIRTSGNPDCHVILRGGSNGTNYDAASCAEACLRLEKAGLAERLVVDASHGNSNKDHNRQADVIADIADRVATGEKNVVGVMLESFLVAGRQDLTLGRSDELTYGQSITDACIDWETTAAQLDRLADAVQRRRDR
- a CDS encoding LppU/SCO3897 family protein, giving the protein MRFPGAFLAVAAIAVAVTGCSAVDNASKSDVAKTKVGDCINITDNSSNDTKGEAIDCSSPKAVYKVFQTFDKQTSCPTNDYTTYSEQRPSGGATYMCLAPNLKKDACYNDVGTSPYKWAECGSKEATIKVVERVEGTTDEMQCPETTETFITVPDPKALFCLGKPV
- a CDS encoding LysE family translocator — its product is MIPVANLLAFAAAAFVIIVVPGPGVLFAIGRALALGRRAALLSVIGHAVGVLVSLLLVAIGLGAILTASALALTIVKFTGALYLIYLGVQAIRDRKSLRDALTVSAPSVQDSKVIRQGVVVGLTNPKAVIFFSAVLPHFIDPAGGAYVAQLLILGGVFLAIALVSDTAWALGAAAARSWFARSPRRLEAVGATGGAMIVGLGASVALSGAAK
- a CDS encoding resuscitation-promoting factor Rpf1 domain-containing protein — encoded protein: MSGRHRKPTSTGRTVAKVAVTGAIFGTAGVALAGNASAAPDSDWDRLAQCEAGGNWGINTGNGFHGGLQFSPSTWNAHGGKEYAPTAYQASREQQIAVAEKVLASQGWGAWPSCSSSLGLRSAPTPRDVPSEPSTPKWNAPTQAQVADTHQEIYQAVDRAVALVQQQGVQIPQPALDFFNAAKGNGTKLDPAIVNFYEANKGLLPS
- a CDS encoding DUF3239 domain-containing protein, with protein sequence MRRFEFPVDHRHAHAVNEVLADVRRLRALAISGAIVAGLIAAYLIWLGHAWSYLLAVAFVLGAVVALWVTVWAPRRFSIDKLYATGDLVPAVVSETHPGGVVLLALVDVAKPTATDPLYALVIRKVRDLPGHEKRAGERVPSVAVRSERAPRQVGERWQTVHPMPIAWGTTDGTVIDRARAAISETEWRLLTNNLGLAAKVRRASAKRLLLDPQQLPDDLGA